In Nitrosopumilaceae archaeon, the following proteins share a genomic window:
- a CDS encoding formate--phosphoribosylaminoimidazolecarboxamide ligase family protein, with protein MIKRSDIQKIVNEYSDLTIGTLGSHSALEIMDGAKDENLQTVVVCQKGREVPYKRFSRLADEIIILNKFKEMLSPKIQDRLRASNTVIVPHRALTAYLGYHNVENNFKVPIFGNRSLFQAEERSHPKNQYYLLEKAKIKHPKLFKNPKDIDRPVIVKVQEKSRKLERAFFNVSSYSEYKDKAEIKIGRGLVSRDALKSASIEEHVIGTYFNFNYFYTPISDEVDFLGIERRLQTNIHDFTSLPARQQLETNIELQNIEVGHTPASIRESLLEKVLAAGDKFVNAVKKEYAPGIIGPFSLQSVITRDLEIVVYDVSLRVPGNPILATTSPYTKYKYGTTFGVGRRIAMELKRAQQEGRLDEIIT; from the coding sequence AAAATTTGCAAACTGTAGTTGTGTGCCAAAAAGGACGTGAGGTTCCATACAAAAGATTTTCCAGACTTGCAGATGAGATCATAATTCTAAATAAATTCAAGGAGATGCTATCTCCAAAAATTCAAGATCGTCTGCGTGCTTCAAACACCGTAATTGTACCACACAGAGCACTTACTGCTTATCTTGGATATCATAATGTTGAAAATAATTTCAAAGTACCAATATTTGGAAATAGATCATTGTTTCAAGCAGAAGAACGTTCACACCCAAAGAATCAATACTATCTGCTTGAAAAAGCCAAGATAAAACATCCCAAACTTTTCAAAAACCCAAAGGACATAGACAGACCTGTTATTGTTAAGGTACAGGAGAAATCTCGTAAACTGGAGAGAGCTTTCTTTAATGTTTCATCGTATTCGGAATACAAAGACAAGGCAGAAATCAAGATTGGACGCGGACTTGTTTCAAGGGATGCGTTAAAAAGTGCAAGCATTGAGGAACATGTGATAGGGACATATTTTAATTTCAATTACTTTTACACGCCAATCTCAGATGAAGTTGACTTTCTAGGCATAGAGAGAAGATTGCAGACAAACATACATGATTTTACTTCTCTTCCTGCTAGACAACAACTTGAAACAAACATAGAACTACAAAATATAGAAGTGGGTCACACTCCCGCAAGCATAAGAGAATCACTTTTGGAAAAAGTTTTGGCTGCAGGTGATAAATTTGTCAATGCCGTCAAAAAGGAATATGCACCTGGAATCATAGGTCCATTTTCATTGCAAAGTGTAATCACACGAGATTTGGAAATTGTAGTGTATGATGTGTCACTTCGAGTTCCTGGAAATCCAATTCTTGCCACAACTAGTCCATACACAAAATACAAGTACGGAACTACATTTGGAGTTGGAAGAAGAATTGCAATGGAGCTCAAACGAGCTCAACAAGAAGGAAGATTAGACGAAATAATTACCTAG
- a CDS encoding bifunctional nuclease domain-containing protein yields the protein MKINEIQDSDYVDTKITYVGFVDPYGVEGLLILRSDDGKEFHMRAFSGEVARHITNFVEGQRDSIPTIYNMIEEISELNELLLVRIKVYESGNVLRANLYFTGKNEFVMRNYRASDAIALASFYNIPILVRKNLLKEKTEA from the coding sequence GTGAAGATCAATGAGATTCAAGACTCCGATTATGTCGACACGAAAATAACGTATGTAGGGTTTGTTGATCCCTATGGCGTAGAGGGTCTACTGATTCTAAGATCAGACGACGGAAAGGAGTTTCACATGAGAGCCTTTTCGGGTGAAGTAGCTAGACACATAACCAATTTTGTTGAAGGGCAAAGGGATTCAATACCGACAATTTACAACATGATTGAAGAAATTTCTGAATTAAACGAATTGCTCTTGGTTAGAATTAAAGTCTATGAAAGTGGAAACGTATTGCGTGCAAACTTGTACTTTACTGGAAAAAATGAATTTGTTATGAGAAACTATCGTGCTTCTGACGCAATAGCGCTTGCATCATTTTATAATATCCCAATACTAGTAAGAAAAAATCTTCTAAAAGAAAAGACGGAAGCCTAG
- a CDS encoding methyltransferase domain-containing protein, which translates to MNLYNSLSPLMQLATDNNMLNFGYWKNNPADPLGAQNELCKLIGEISDLASASIVIDVGSGFSAPATYWKSQYGNINITCINTNFQQLVLSTKLIGNNISDMKENSYALLQTNDIRFVNATSTSLPISNSYADRVIALESAQHFRPLSQFIRESRKILKNNGILIIAIPVTKVPSKLASFMKLGILSLTWASEHYSLDHVKTTIINEGFHIDEIQSIGHYVYEPLADYYIKNRKYLRERILKKYSPYLENILYKSLLKMKQVSQNGIIDYVLIKCRPNSINQE; encoded by the coding sequence GTGAATCTTTACAATTCATTATCTCCGCTAATGCAACTTGCTACCGATAACAATATGCTTAATTTTGGGTATTGGAAAAACAATCCAGCAGATCCACTTGGAGCACAAAATGAACTGTGTAAACTAATTGGTGAGATTTCAGATTTGGCTTCTGCAAGTATTGTCATAGATGTAGGAAGTGGTTTTTCTGCACCCGCAACATATTGGAAATCACAATATGGAAATATCAACATCACATGCATAAACACCAATTTTCAACAATTAGTGTTATCAACAAAATTAATTGGTAACAATATTTCAGATATGAAAGAGAACTCTTATGCTCTTTTACAGACAAACGATATTAGATTTGTAAATGCAACTTCTACCTCCTTGCCTATTTCTAACAGTTATGCAGATAGAGTAATTGCCTTAGAGTCTGCACAGCATTTTAGGCCACTAAGTCAATTTATCAGAGAATCTAGAAAAATTCTAAAAAATAATGGCATACTAATAATTGCAATACCAGTTACTAAAGTTCCATCAAAACTAGCATCATTTATGAAACTTGGGATTCTTTCACTAACATGGGCATCTGAACACTACAGTTTGGATCATGTCAAAACCACAATAATTAACGAGGGGTTTCATATAGACGAAATTCAATCAATTGGTCATTACGTGTATGAACCCTTGGCTGATTATTATATAAAAAATAGAAAATATCTTAGAGAAAGAATTTTGAAGAAATATTCTCCATATCTTGAAAATATTCTCTACAAATCATTATTAAAAATGAAACAAGTATCCCAAAATGGAATCATTGATTATGTATTGATAAAATGTAGACCAAACTCCATCAATCAGGAATAG
- a CDS encoding DedA family protein: protein MVTLEILNNLIEFIISTISGSGYIGIFLLMIAESALIPIPSEVVMPFSGYLVVSGKFNVAGVIIAGSIGNLIGSLIAYYIGLRLGREFILRYGKYVLLRKSHLELTESYFKKYGDRSTFISRMLPAVRTYISLPAGVAKMNLKKFIIYTLIGSIIWNSALTYIGMQLGQEWKNILHYSNYFDGIVIIGVIITIVIFLRSRRNKPTDTS from the coding sequence TTGGTCACCCTCGAGATATTAAATAATCTGATAGAATTTATAATTTCAACAATTTCTGGTTCTGGATATATTGGTATATTTCTGCTTATGATTGCAGAAAGTGCGTTAATACCAATTCCAAGTGAGGTTGTCATGCCATTTTCTGGGTATCTTGTTGTCTCTGGCAAGTTCAATGTAGCAGGTGTAATCATTGCAGGCTCTATAGGAAATCTAATTGGTTCACTTATTGCATACTACATAGGTCTTAGACTAGGAAGAGAATTTATTTTGAGATATGGAAAATATGTTTTACTTCGAAAAAGCCATCTTGAACTTACAGAATCATATTTCAAAAAATATGGAGATAGATCAACTTTCATAAGCAGGATGTTACCAGCTGTTCGAACTTACATTTCATTGCCAGCAGGAGTAGCAAAGATGAACCTCAAGAAGTTCATCATATACACTCTGATTGGCTCTATAATTTGGAATTCAGCTTTAACATACATAGGAATGCAACTTGGCCAGGAATGGAAAAATATTCTACACTATTCAAATTACTTTGATGGAATTGTAATAATTGGTGTAATAATTACCATTGTGATCTTTTTGCGAAGTAGAAGAAATAAACCTACGGACACATCTTGA
- a CDS encoding DUF5615 family PIN-like protein, producing MKILVDAMYDGFDIKLKEFGYEAYSVKKLIAEGKKLQSDYSIIKYAETNGMIVVTEDTEVGNGCKENEIPYVLLDNDKVLKIILEELKRLKER from the coding sequence ATGAAAATACTTGTAGATGCAATGTATGATGGATTTGATATCAAATTAAAAGAATTTGGTTATGAAGCATATAGTGTTAAAAAATTAATTGCAGAAGGAAAGAAATTACAAAGTGATTATTCTATTATAAAATATGCAGAAACAAATGGTATGATTGTGGTAACAGAAGATACCGAAGTTGGTAATGGCTGCAAAGAAAATGAAATTCCATATGTGTTGCTTGATAATGATAAAGTTTTGAAAATTATTCTGGAAGAACTAAAGCGATTAAAGGAACGTTAA